In one Candidatus Bathyarchaeota archaeon genomic region, the following are encoded:
- a CDS encoding ATP-binding protein, with protein QIISFPNEEVGKGDYLTIEDFKAGKGLIVQVIDIQYANIPGILEELLRNYNGDSYVQGEDLDPFEVATHIAYIQDARLLICKIRATNNNGELISTNSWLPSRSRAIVKKLPVERLFAQAEIDGGYPMHLGETTEKKQLHVDVRALDGGLNIITGKKGTGKSHMSKLLTLSLVSHGAPVVVLDLNGEYVGLGKNVDGKSNEFYGKIHVLAPGRNLKVTLAQLKLRVMLNVLVNALQLPGTSAREFRRIWRFLEQKDALTMHELGEAIRNWKCNQHVRDALFSRYYTLLSTGLFTDSPAQAISLEDSLFKARVGGAVVINLRDSSTIDRLIVVEYVLGKLVELLTNCKLRAVFLFAEEAHLYLRETYWDDVVTRMRHFGVFTTFITNQPDTIRENIYRQADNLFLFNFTNEHDLETVSRASKVDAETVKSVARDLPPHYCLVLGKVVNDFPIVAKVRKLDVHVMGQTRLFFSK; from the coding sequence CAAATTATTAGTTTTCCAAATGAAGAAGTGGGGAAAGGCGACTACTTAACTATTGAGGATTTCAAGGCTGGAAAAGGCTTAATCGTTCAAGTCATAGATATACAATACGCTAACATCCCTGGCATTTTGGAAGAATTGCTTCGAAACTATAATGGTGATTCTTATGTGCAAGGGGAGGATTTAGATCCCTTTGAAGTGGCTACTCACATTGCGTATATTCAAGATGCACGTTTGTTAATCTGCAAAATTCGAGCCACAAATAACAATGGTGAACTGATCTCTACAAATTCTTGGCTTCCTTCTCGTTCTCGAGCAATCGTCAAGAAACTTCCTGTTGAAAGACTGTTTGCTCAAGCAGAAATCGATGGGGGATACCCAATGCACTTGGGCGAAACGACGGAAAAGAAGCAACTTCACGTTGATGTGCGGGCTTTAGACGGTGGTCTCAACATTATAACTGGTAAAAAAGGAACTGGCAAATCTCACATGTCTAAGTTGTTAACTCTCAGCCTGGTAAGTCACGGCGCTCCAGTTGTAGTTCTTGATCTTAACGGCGAATACGTGGGTCTTGGCAAAAATGTTGATGGAAAATCGAACGAGTTTTATGGGAAGATTCATGTTTTGGCGCCCGGACGAAATCTTAAAGTAACTTTGGCGCAGTTGAAACTCCGTGTGATGCTTAATGTTCTCGTAAATGCGCTTCAGTTGCCAGGGACATCTGCAAGAGAGTTCAGGCGTATATGGCGTTTTCTTGAGCAGAAAGATGCTTTGACGATGCATGAGTTGGGTGAGGCAATAAGAAATTGGAAGTGTAATCAACATGTGCGTGACGCCTTGTTTTCCCGGTATTATACGTTGTTAAGTACTGGTTTGTTTACTGACAGTCCAGCGCAGGCAATCTCATTGGAGGATTCACTTTTCAAAGCTAGGGTTGGTGGTGCAGTTGTGATAAATCTTCGTGATTCTTCAACTATAGATAGGCTTATTGTGGTGGAGTATGTGCTTGGTAAACTCGTTGAGTTGCTGACGAATTGCAAACTGCGGGCTGTTTTTTTGTTCGCTGAAGAGGCGCATTTGTATCTCAGAGAGACTTATTGGGATGATGTAGTTACCCGGATGCGGCATTTCGGGGTGTTCACCACTTTCATTACAAATCAGCCGGACACTATTCGAGAGAACATTTATCGTCAGGCTGATAACTTGTTTCTCTTTAACTTCACTAATGAACATGATTTGGAAACTGTTTCAAGGGCGTCTAAGGTGGATGCCGAAACTGTAAAGTCTGTTGCTCGAGACCTGCCGCCCCATTACTGTCTCGTTTTGGGGAAAGTTGTGAATGATTTTCCGATTGTTGCCAAGGTTAGAAAGTTGGATGTGCATGTGATGGGGCAAACACGGCTGTTCTTCTCTAAGTAA